The DNA segment ATTCGCGTGCCGGGGTCCAGGGAGCGCCTGTGGCTGGGTTCCTTCTCCACCCCGGAGGCTGCCGCCGTCGCCCACGACACCGCCGTGTTCTTCCTCCGCGGCCCCGACGGTTCCCGCGGCGGCTTCAACTTTCCCGACCGCGTCTCCACCTTCGCCTGGGCCAACTTGTCGCCGCCGTCGGTGCAGAGGGTGGCGTCCGAGTCCGGCATGGACGTTGATGCTCGGTTAGCCGTTCACGCACCGGAGGCACAACCGAGGCCGGAGGTTGTGCTCGTAGACAACACAAGAACTtgggaagagggaggagaacatGGCTTGTACAGGGTGGGGGATGAGCTTGTTGGAGACATCTGCTTTGATGCCTTGGAGATGCATATCCCAGCTCAGAATGACTACAGATATTGAGGGACTGAGATGCTTCTACTCTCAGGATTCGAGGAGGAAATAATCTCACATAAGAAACAGGGTTTACATGTTCCGAGTGTTAGTGAGAGGGAAACGTGCCTGACTGGAACATAGAAAAGCTTTTAATTAGTGTTGATGCAAAAAGGCATTATATTGGCGACCATGTCGAAGGATACATGCTGTGTCTTTTTTGGTATGAATTGATTCATTAGTGCAATCATCACAGGTAAAGAATGATAAGATACAATCGAACTTAGCAGTCATTAACTGCTGCAATCCAAACAAGATtctggcatacaaaagtgatgcTATTTCTGTGCTTGGTGCTTGGCATCAGTTAATTGCATTCTATCCTGTGGCAAGAATCTTATGGCATGAGTGGCCAGTTACACTAAGCAGTTCCAGGTACGCATAAGCTGGAAGAGTACTCCCCACATAGCAGCATCTAACGAGGAACTTTGTTCATGTCAACATGCTCTAGATTCTCATTTAGACACTTAGAAACA comes from the Musa acuminata AAA Group cultivar baxijiao chromosome BXJ1-10, Cavendish_Baxijiao_AAA, whole genome shotgun sequence genome and includes:
- the LOC135595270 gene encoding ethylene-responsive transcription factor ERF020-like — encoded protein: MSRAGAEPSEERRYKGVRRRRWGKWVSEIRVPGSRERLWLGSFSTPEAAAVAHDTAVFFLRGPDGSRGGFNFPDRVSTFAWANLSPPSVQRVASESGMDVDARLAVHAPEAQPRPEVVLVDNTRTWEEGGEHGLYRVGDELVGDICFDALEMHIPAQNDYRY